Proteins encoded by one window of Arabidopsis thaliana chromosome 2, partial sequence:
- a CDS encoding uncharacterized protein (unknown protein; FUNCTIONS IN: molecular_function unknown; INVOLVED IN: biological_process unknown; LOCATED IN: cellular_component unknown.): MELKDGSGSDSFSPSIWSLRQFIWFGLDLLLSSGSLWLWLAGRSSQRGSAYSSLQQNFHYVLPWWGSPWGIEAAFGLSGFAILWKMFCYSQ; encoded by the exons ATGGAGCTCAAGGACGGCTCCGGATCTGACTCATTCTCGCCTTCGATTTGGTCTCTCAGACAGTTTATCtggtttggtttagatttGCTTCTCTCCTCGGGCTCTTTGTGGTTGTGGCTAGCTGGTCGGAGTTCTCAGAGAG GATCAGCCTATAGCAGTTTGCAACAAAATTTTCACTACGTGTTGCCTTGGTGGGGTTCTCCATGGGGAATTGAGGCGGCGTTTGGATTAAGCGGCTTCGCTATTTTGTGGAAGATGTTCTGTTACTCTCAATGA
- a CDS encoding uncharacterized protein (unknown protein; BEST Arabidopsis thaliana protein match is: unknown protein (TAIR:AT1G36756.1); Has 30201 Blast hits to 17322 proteins in 780 species: Archae - 12; Bacteria - 1396; Metazoa - 17338; Fungi - 3422; Plants - 5037; Viruses - 0; Other Eukaryotes - 2996 (source: NCBI BLink).), with amino-acid sequence MELRVSTQEEGKGGAGGCQISWGLKSAARRGEGVVMRPSGRWKTRGDAQVQVSMVQKEITWSLLNPLPYSPRGEALEQLLNQLFIAPEGNQRILLAHRGSNRAATRQFIHSPRGEPEEKQLFYCLRGEPEEAADNHSTLYSTFHSIKANGFYLTC; translated from the exons ATGGAGCTGAGAGTCTCGACTCAAGAGGAGGGCAAGGGAGGCGCAGGAGGCTGCCAAATTTCGTGG GGATTGAAGTCCGCGGCAAGACGAGGGGAAGGAGTGGTTATGCGCCCTAGTGGTCGGTGGAAAACTCGAGGAGACGCCCAGGTTCAAGTCTCCATG gtgcagaaggagaTTACATGGAGTTTACTCAACCCTCTACCCTATTCCCCTAGAGGAGAAGCACTAGAGCAGTTACTCAACCAGTTATTCATTGCCCCAGAGGGGAACCAGAGGATTCTATTGGCCCATAGGGGAAGCAACAGAGCAGCTACTCGACAATTTATTCATAGCCCCAGAGGGGAACCAGAGGAGAAGCAGTTATTCTATTGCCTTAGAGGGGAACCAGAGGAAGCAGCAGACAATCACTCGACCCTCTACTCGACATTTCACTCGATCAAGGCGAACGGATTCTACCTAACTTGTTGA
- a CDS encoding uncharacterized protein (unknown protein; Has 35333 Blast hits to 34131 proteins in 2444 species: Archae - 798; Bacteria - 22429; Metazoa - 974; Fungi - 991; Plants - 531; Viruses - 0; Other Eukaryotes - 9610 (source: NCBI BLink).) — translation MELKDGSGSDSFSPSIWSLRQFIWFGLDLLLSSGSLWLWLAGRSSQRGLLYSFNVDVAIVCVEDQPIAVCNKIFTTCCLGGVLHGELRRRLD, via the exons ATGGAGCTCAAGGACGGCTCCGGATCTGACTCATTCTCGCCTTCGATTTGGTCTCTCAGACAGTTTATCtggtttggtttagatttGCTTCTCTCCTCGGGCTCTTTGTGGTTGTGGCTAGCTGGTCGGAGTTCTCAGAGAGGTTTACTATATTCGTTCAATGTGGATGTGGCAATAGTTTGTGTGGag GATCAGCCTATAGCAGTTTGCAACAAAATTTTCACTACGTGTTGCCTTGGTGGGGTTCTCCATGGGGAATTGAGGCGGCGTTTGGATTAA